GTGGTTTTGGTCAGTTTCATAGTGACATGATGCAGCAGATTAACCACCTTCAAGTCACCATTGCCCTACTGCGTGACGGCTTTAATGAGCAAAGTATTGGCGGGCAAGTGCAGCTTCGCGACGATGGAAGCCCTGTGCTGGATTATCCCATTAGTGACTTTGTGTGGCGCGGAGCGCGTCGGGCTTTATTGAGTATGGCCGAACTGCAGTTTGCTGCAGGTGCTAAACAAGTATTTCCCTTGCATGAACAAAGCAGGCTAGTGAGTTCATGGCCGCAGGCCAAGACTATGATTGAGCAATTGCCAATGCAGGCCTTGGCTACGCGCTTAGCATCGGCGCATGTGATGGGAGGCTGTGCCATGGGAGGCGATGAACAAACATCCTTAGTAGATGAAGAGGGTAATTATCGCTGGCTGGATGGCTTAAGTGTGATAGATGGCTCGGTGTTTCCTACAAGCCTAGGAGCTAATCCGCAACTCAGTATTTATGCTATGGCTTTAAGAAATGCCGAATTGCTGGCAAAACGCCTACAAGCTTAGGCTTTGCTTAAGCAAAGCGTTTACAAACCAAGCTAGCCACTGCTAGTCTTAAACAAAGATTAAAAAAGGCCTAGCTTCATGTGGTTACAACGTTTGGTAAGGTTAAAGGCGCGACCGCGCGGCTTTCATCTAATTACCGAAGAATTGATTTTGCAGTTACCTGAACTGCAAGATTTTAAAGTGGGCTTGTGCCACCTGTTATTGCAGCATACCAGTGCCAGCTTAAGCTTGAATGAAAATGCAGACCCAAGTGTTCGAGCCGATTTAGACGCTCACCTAAACAAAATGGTGCCGGAAAATGCCCCCTATTTTGAGCACACCTACGAAGGCGCCGACGACATGCCTGCTCATATTAAAAGTAGCATGCTAGGGGCCGAATTAACCTTGCCAATTAACCGAGGCGAGTTGGCATTGGGAATATGGCAGGGCATTTACCTTGGCGAGCATCGCAATCAAGGTGGTAATCGGCAAATTATCGCCACCATCTCTGGTGAATAGTCGTTGTATAGCTTTACTTGTTATTCACAAGACCGTCCCAATATCTTAAGCAAAGTCTTTATTT
The Agarivorans aestuarii DNA segment above includes these coding regions:
- a CDS encoding secondary thiamine-phosphate synthase enzyme YjbQ, whose amino-acid sequence is MWLQRLVRLKARPRGFHLITEELILQLPELQDFKVGLCHLLLQHTSASLSLNENADPSVRADLDAHLNKMVPENAPYFEHTYEGADDMPAHIKSSMLGAELTLPINRGELALGIWQGIYLGEHRNQGGNRQIIATISGE